GTTCGATGCATTGTTTTCTACTAACCCTAAAGCTGCTAGGGAGCTGAAACAGAACACCACTTAAGATAATTGATAAAACTAGAGGTCGCGTTTGCATGACTGGCTTGCAATATGGAGTTGGTTGGGCTTGATCTGCCCCTTCTGCTACTCTTTTAAGAAAAGTATCAATTTTCCATCTAGTTCATCATAAGTCTAGCCTTTTCAcagctatgttggggttggcttccggTATAACCAGTTGCAGCTTAggaccagtgctttacaaggagcgactgcctatctgacctcgttAACACGAAACCCATATCCTTTGAGAGATTGCTTGGGTCGAGGTCACACTATGTCTAAACAACAGAAGCTAGTGCCTCCAGTATTTTCGATACTGGTTAGCCGTTTGAGCGAGAAAAAGATACCAAACATATAATATAGACAAACTTTCGTCTCGTGATTCGAGAGAGAAGTTTTTACTCAGATAAGTCAGTGACTCTGAAAACAGTGGAATAACGAAAGTTTGTCCTAATCTTTTCACCAATAACAAACTCTTTAAGGGTGATTTGATTACAGAGTTTTCAGTTGGCAACtcgaattattttaagttataataccAGCGTCATTGAGCCTTGAGTTTGACCTTTAAGACAGTTGCGGTCAAGTGTAGGACGGGTGACCGTTCTTagtagaataatttattatagtttcaACAACAACAAGCTTTAAAGTATGGCTCAAAGCTATTTTGATCCTGTTATTGTTTGGAAGCGTACATCCTGATCCTGAAAATGTGAATCTATCTTATCAACTCCGTAATTTCTTTGCGGAAAACTGTCAGTACTTAGCTGTTGTTATTTATACTAACACTGTAGGCTAAAGAAATAGGCAGATATTTCTTCAGAAAACACTTATACTTTTCCGATTTAATTAGACCCACTTTATCAGAAAATTTACTGCCAGGCTGTCTATGTCTTACATAATAAGTGAAGTGCCTATTATACACCTGAGATCATAGAAATGTTTACCCTCCCTCAGTCTGTCTATAGCACCTAAAACCTTAAGTATCTAAGCATAGCCACTTACTCAGCTGTGATAATTAATGTCAGATAGTCGAAGGACAGTTCCCCGCCGCCCCTGACACCGTCTACAACTTGCTTGACAGTCAGTTTGGATCGGATCGACTCCACAAAGTTGCGCCAACGTGTCGCATCCTCAGACTTTCGTCTTGAATTATAAAACAGTTGAGTTAGACATATATGTTTAGGTAAAGCTAAAGTCTAGGGtggaatgaaattaaatataactctCTTAAAATCATGTAGGCTtaagttattttcaatttatcaattacgctctaattaattttaaagggtCTTGTAATTCGATAAATCAGTCTCTTTTAGGGACATTAATttgaaacgaaattattttgtctatttttggCTACATGTGTTAAGGCGTCTCTAAATGTCAcagaaatatctttattttacgGTAAAATCGAATGTACATACGTAACTACATCGAGAACGTAGAGTACTGAAAACATAGATTATGCGTAACTTACTGGAATGTGTCGTCATCAATCCGTTCGTTTGGGACAGCCGAGTGGACCACGCTACATGGAAGCACGCTGCAAGAAGACTTGTTCATAATGTTTAGTCGgtaatatcatttaaaaaagtatcagATATACCTAAGGATCTAACGCTGCATCTTTGTAATTCCTGGACTTTATGGTAAAGGCGAGTCGGTATACTACACGGGGTAGAGACAACCAGACTTAATAGCCGTCCTTTGGTTTTCATTATGTCCGGTCTATTGCACTGTGccgatatattatttataatcattgtTTTCTGTTAAAATTACGGTCAAATTACAGTCGATGAAACAgatttgaaaaattgtttatttaaaatgcatttctGAATTACATACGCTTATGTAGACAGTTCATCTATCAAAAAGCCAGACACCCTAATTAAAACTTCCTCCTCATTACAATCAAGTGAAAACTTACATAGCCGTTTGCAAATAATCCCCACTTAATCCACAGCACGTGCTCGTGACCACTCGCAGTGGTTGTGTGGGCTGGAGCTTAAAATACCAACTACCTATATCGATTGCTCCTATAAAACGCTTTACACTAGAGCTGCGGTTATCTATGAGAGGCTTACTACCAtgccttaaagtaatattattacagtcGTAGACGGGTGATAGCGCTCTACGTgatgtagagcggcgtctctctttgCAAGACGCaactgaattttttttttttttttaattttggagtattatttttaactgacttcaaataaactACTGCGCCTTACTTGATGATTTATTTACGGAAACAAATGAAGCTCTAAAAAGATAAATGAAGAAGAATAGATAGAATCAGTTCATTGAGTCCGAAGTTTTGAGGTAACAAACAGAAAAGGAAAACCAACGACTGTCTTTTTCTTTGGACAACTTTCGTGCTTCTCACTAATGCTTTTCCCATGCGGGGATCACACCTtgtgtcctcaaccactcagctatccgtgtaGTATAAGTACCTCTTTTTTGACGTCGGTTGAAAAGTAATGGTGGTAGGCTTCAGGTTTTGATTAATGGAGCATATCAGGTTAATTACCGTTGCGCGCTCGTTTACCTGACAATGGACTTGCATCGGACGCCGATACCGAGTTGTGTGAGACAGTGAAGCATCGTCTCGCATTGATCGCCAGTTGGCAGCGGGAATATAATCTCGAAATAGTTGCCGGCTTTGTCATTCATCCAAACGACGTGCTCCACGTGCAACTTGCTCAGTAGTTCTTGAAGAATCTGTGTAGAATTACTTACTTGGGTACTTAAGTTATTTTcacttattttataaaccaaTAGAATTTGTTCTTCCAGTTCGAATTGCttaggtaacaaacataaaaaagaaaatatttttcaagtttactaagtacctatataattaCATGAAGCTATGCATGTTACATGTTACATAATATCAGGTTTCTCTCTTTCAGAATATCGGACGtcataaaactaacaaaatattaGTAGCATAAATGTATGAATGAATCGAATACCTGCTACCtacctaattaaatatctacaaaattaaaataaaagttggcAATTTGACAAAGATGTAGCTAATTCTATAATGCGAAGTTACATTTTATCGGTATTTAGGTGTTACAGGTTTGTCTTGTCTGCCTGTATGTGGCATCAGAGGTCGCGAAcgcataaatttattttgttttggctAATTATGTAGAAGTGCTCTTAGACATACTTGATAAAGATCGGTTGAGCCATTTAAAGGTCGTAGGGGGTGAAAGTTTGTATCGTCGGGGcggtttattttttgtgttaagcGGGAATTCAGATTTTCTACATTCAATGAATCTAAACTTACATTCTCCATAGTAAAAACTTCATCTGTTTCATCAATATTCTCCAATGGCTGACTGTAGCCTTCATTGTTATATTGCTGCGTCAAATGTATTGGAATACTTCTCGACTTTTTATTCCTCAATTCAACTGCTAAACGAGCAGATTTCGCATCAGAATTTTCAACTGTAATTAATTCTTTAGGTTTGCCAAACCTTAGAATATGTTCATAATTACTCGAAGGTATATAGACAATAAAAATTACACCAGACGGCATCTTCACTTGTTTTGTGACAGTGTAAACAGTAACTGAAGATTATACGTGTATGTCAAACGCTAAAGGAACTGTTCGGAACTATTATCACGTAAGCGATACCTAATTAGATCGGTAAAACAATTAGCGCCGTGACGTAATGTTGTCGCTTCGGATTAAGTTGTTACTGTGTGTTGTGGTTCAGACAGTTTGCACACCTACGTACAGGTTGAGTACGgacagtataaaaatattgatttcgaAACAACTGTATAATAGATACATTCAAtgatttgttacttttttaggCCTTCATTTTGTTGACGTAAAGTAAAAGTGCATGTTTCTTACAAGCCGTATTTAATGCTGTATTTTGATTCGCGATAACGCCATTACGGCATTCAATTCGAAAGGGTTTTTTTAGCAACGATTTTAGAGGATTTTACTGTTGTACTCCTAATCCAATTTTGTTattgacttttgttgctgactgtacgttTTTAGACGATTAAATATCACTGTCAGCGATGTTACCTTAGCGTTTAGTACATAGTACAAATGGAACATAGATattaaatagaagaaaaatTAGCTCAGACTATCCTATACGTCACTAAGCAGCATGTTTACCTACGTACTATACagtatacttcatttattatctTGTCTTTTCTCCTAAACAAggatattaagaataaaaagcaactaaaaccaatgaaaacaaaaaaacgtcTTCTACATCAAACATATTAGGTACGTATACGTATACTTGTAAGAAATCAGTCgttgatatatttaataaaaaatagtaaaattaatttctagattttattttataacttcatAACATTCAAAGCATTAATGAAATAAACCCAATTATACTACTATAAGTTACGCAATCAACTCAAATATATGTTTTCTTCAGTGACCCTTATTTAGGACAATTCTGAAGGATTTATATGGAAATTGTGTTGAGTATAACGTCGTCACGAATACAGACGGCGCCTGTGACGTCATTCCAGTGGCTTTATTTAAGTAGAAATAGTAAATAGAACAATCCAAGTTGTTAGCAGGATCTTTAGATTGTTTGCTAGATTACAATTACGTGGTGTAAGTATTTTGTTCATCATTGTCAAGTTGCCGAATTCGTCTCTTGAAAGTTTAAGTCTAAACAAAACTCTTTGGtccattttatgaaataaagaaagatacataatatacatgttaaaaaatattattacacataATAACGGACTAAGTAAAGGgagcattaaataaaaacagacatattttgtgtaaaaaatttaatcaaataaattacgtaaTGAAATGGATACAAAAGTTgtcaaaaacttaatattaaccTAATTAGAATTAGACATTAAACGACTTATTTTCTAATAACACAGGCTTCTTTGGATCCATAGTGAAACTTAAAGAAGGTTCTATAGTAGGATGCTGGTTGTCTACAACATCAGTTTGGTAGCCCAAATTGTAATAACTGTGGGATTTAGCTCCATCTGTAGTTGGAtctatgtttttttctgtattacTATCGCAGTTTGAAGTATCagtgtttacaatattatctgTGTTATTAATTGTGTCTTTATGAGTTTCGATATCTGCATTTATTTCGGTGTCTAGCGGTATGTACATGTCTCCCAATCTGTAAAAAGGAATTCAAGGTAATGTTAGACAGCTTAAAGGAAATTTCGTAGCGTACTGTTAAGGAATGGTGAAACCAGACCAGAATGGTGAATATTTTGTGGCAGTTTCTCCGGAGTTTAATGATAATGGTGATATCACAAGGTTGTAGACAGTACGACAGTATGTTGATAGCTGAAATATTGTTCGActagtctttatttttattcccgTTACATACTTCCCGTATAAGAAAAGTTtgggcattgatcaccacgctagctcactgcgggtaggcaatttcagattccaatacaAGGAAATCCAGGTTTTCCATTAACGTTTGTTAGTTATGTCTTTAACTAAGAAAGTACTAACTTTGACTCGGTCACTTTGGAACTTCGTTCGGACAGCGTTGAGATCGAAATTATACCTCGTGCATACAAGTCTATGCAAGGCCATCACTATAGTAGTtactcttaatttaaaatactaaccGGTTATGATTACAAAAGGCTTCCACATTCTGCGCCCTCAATCGCTTGATAAGAGAGGGCCGACGTCTAAAGGTGATTGTATCACTCTGGATTCCAGAACTTGGGATGTCTTCTTCTTTCGCTGAACTTTCTGTCTTGTCCTTCGCTTCAGGATTTTCTTCATACCATTTACTGGAATTTAACAGAAAACAATCGTAGCGGAAGCAGACTGCGATAAACGGAATCTTTGCTATATGTGTGTTTTATTCCCTAAGTCAaaggtaatttattaattaaagatgcaacagtttactcacagGTATTTATCGGAGTTACCCGattagtttcgaacccaactaTAGTAATTAATCATGACCTCATATGAATgagaaaatgaatttaatgataaaacaaaaggaaaaagttattcaataatttacGGGATACATAACTTACGTGTAAGCATCCCAATTGAGATtctctttattttgtttattagccTGGAAGCGGTTTCTGTTCGCCCTCCACCATGATATATCTTTTCGGTCCAAAGGACTTACTTCCTTCACCTGTGggtacaaaaaacattgtcctCATTGTATTGTGGCAAAATAACATTGGATTTAAGATATGATATGAGCTTTGAAGGCATGTCAGAACCATTGTCACCCCAAGGTCAATGCAGAGGTTAAAAACCCTTTCCACGAACAAAAAAAGATATTCCACTCCCAAAAGAAAGTCAAAAGAATTTTATGAATGATCTTGAACCCGACAAATCTATTTTCATGTCAAACGACAAGGTCGTTGGACAACCGAAGTAGCTTCAACGAATTGGATTCTTAATTTACTCatgtaaataatggaataagAGCCTTGGGAAATCTTGAAAAGCCAAATAAGAAATCTTTAGAGACGAGTCGtagaaaattagttttatgtaggtactatatCACACTTAAAGAACGAAACTTTTAACTTCGTTTTAAAATCGGACCTTATCAGTTTCAACTATaaaatcttaagaaaaaaaattgaaaagatgTGCAGTTGTTTGAAGTACCTTATTTATTATCCTATTGTGTAAATGGCAATGCCCCAAGCTGACTCCAGTTTTTATGCAATCAATGACGGCTTAAGGCACCAACACAAAGCCCTTATTGAAAGGGAAATATAATTTCCGGGATCCGAGAATTCATTTGACCGTTTCCTGTTACCGCTCCCGATTGTATACTTTGGTATACAGGCTAAGCAAGCAGCAGCCGATATCATCTAGTCAACGTTAAAGAGAGTTTTGACTGTTCTTTGTTAAGTACCTGATGTAACTTTTCTCAAATCATACGTTGCTTTAATTACATCAACAATTCAACTATGCTTGCTTCCTCAAAAGAACCAGCTGTCAgaagagaaaacaaaaaaggcaCTCTTTACGTTTTCGTTACCTTATAAACGGCGACTCCTGCTAGGAATATGCACACAATATTGACGAGAGTCAGGCAGAGTGAGGCAGTTCCAAGTACGGCCAGCTCTGAGGGCTGCACGACCAGCCAGCGCAGCTCCTCCGTCGTCACCGTAAGCCGGGTTAGAGCCATCGCCCATAGCAAACCCTGTTGGGCAATATGAGTACTCCGTATTAAAACCAGCTGATACTTTGCGGAAAGctatgaaatgtaaatatgaagaaatgtatttttctgtCTGAACTGCATGGAAACGGATCACGGAGGAATAGTCTAGTGTGAATCTATAGTAccggaatattttaaaacaaattgcatCGAAATAGGTGTAGCCGTTTAGGCGTGAACGAATAACAAACgtcaatacatacatacacaatacTTTATTAAGCCCGGAGTTAGGCGTTACTTTGATTGATAAGCTTTATGTAATAAGACCTTTTGAGTGAGATGAGAAAGATTGATCttcctaattaaaataactcgAATCAGGAAATTAGGGTACTGAggtataattaacataattaaaatcctTTCGTTAAGTATAAAATGGATATAAAATCTATGATTGGCTTTTAACGCTTAAGCTCGCttactttcgttatgaaaattgcacgaaattaaatttataggtaagttaaaattaattcaattttgacCTATCTTCGCCCTAGGGCTTAACCCACGCCTGTTGACTGTTTTAACGTTTTATGTAGAAACCATATTACATCGcatgtacaataatattttggtaataCCCTTTAGGCTATATTTATTCCGATCACCTTTAGAACTCTCGATATAGATTTCTCCAAAATAAACTCTctaattttggatttatttatattagacaTTAGTGGATTTTGTACGTGAGTTAAAAATAGCTATGgaagttataaatttaaagcttTCCAAAGAggtatacaattaaaatgttttacgtaaCGAAGATCGCACAGCAGAAAGTCGTCTTTACCAATCATGCCATCTTTGTCGTTCTCGAacggaatgtagagacaaaatatattttgttagaacGTAATTTATCGAAGAGTACTTCTGTTCTTCATAAATTGCATTTGAATAGTATTATGTCCGTGCCGTATGGACTGCATGTAACTGAGCTACACAGCACTTTGCATGAAAATGAAGTTCTCAATATTTTGGTACGATGCATGAAATTCTATATTGAAGtagttgtttataaaatgtGGGTCTAGAGACAGAAGACGGTAATTTACGATAATGATATGtcaagaaaacaaacaagaaaataatactgGACgcaaactattaatttaaaacagaacaCTGCCATTgaacataataacaaaaaaacaataaaataaactgtcacTCAGTAGTACTCAGTACGTTCACAAAATCGCAAGCATTACAACACTATGGTCTTCCATTCATCAGCTCTCAAATCCAAATCTAGGTTGATATTACGAGTGCGCTTTTATGATGACATACTTACAGCATTGACAGCGGGAGGCAGCAGTGATGCTGAAATAGCTACGCCAACTAGTGACGCTGTGTATTCTCCGAGGACAGCCAAAGCTACTCCAGCACCGCTGGGGATGGCAACAAGGATCCCCACCCAGAGGGAACGGTATTCACATCTGGAATTACATAAGTAAATAACAGTAGGATCAAAAGGAACTCTACGTCGAAGTGGAAGAAAAATTTGTCGAGCTGGTTTGTAACGAAGATTTCGGAAAACAATCATGAAAGGATGTTATACGACTGCTACTGTCTGTCACAGCAAAAGTACGCCATATGAAAAAAGGGAATGAAAAAGAAACGGATGTTCGACTCTGAGACTTACCGCAACTATTAgacaaaatttcaattaatagAGTTCAATTGCGTACACCGTAACACGAGAATTATAAGCGAGTAAAGAGAGGTATTAGATTGGCTAGTATTTTCTACTGACCTACCTGGATATCATCTCATAAGTGGGCCAGTCTTCCACCACTCCGTATCGCTCGTCGATGGCGCAAATGGTGAGTCCGAATATGAAGCCGATGACGAGAGATAGGAATAGTCCAAGGAACTCGTTCTTAACCCCCATGAGCTGTAGAGACCGATCCCGGACCGCTGTGCCTAATGTACCTGCTGTTATTGGGCCCTGTAGGAAATATAACAGTGAGTGAGTAAGAAATCGTAATCGATGAGAATAGAACTCCAATTGAAATgtgatgtttgttattttaccttaaaaaactATGAATGGTTGATAAGCACTgaggtttttagttttttgtgtgattctggatttatttattatgatagaGATTCACAAAAAGGTCCCAGGAATGTTTGTGCTTCCCTAAGGGAATTTAGTGATGTTCAgtcatttattctattttatccTATGCATTTGAAGGAAAACTGGACCGCACTTCGTGTATAGAAGAATCAAGAACATTAATATCTCTAGACATAAGCTCACCATAAGTGGAGATATCAGCATACTGGCAACGAGGATGACTGTGGAGTTCTCTATCAACCCTATAGCTGCGACGAAGGCTGCCACCAGCAGCATGAACAGCCAGTCGAATGTCAAAGCTGCGTCAGCGCGCACGTCGTGCAGCACCTGCGCAAGATTAGTGCGCGCGCGTACTGATGATGAGAAACGAGACCATGCTGTTGGTGTGGCTGAGGGTCTGAAATAAGGGTTAAATATGATTAAGCGCTGAATAAGTAAATTGATAGAGATGTATGAGAGTACTTGGAtgcttatttacattttctcaGTTTTCAACCGGCTTCAAAATTTGAAGGTCCTTAAATCGTATGATTtcgtttattatgtttgttgccTCAGAATTTCTGTTCaggatgaaccgattttttgttttttttttgtcaagaaaTATCTGCCTTTTGCTCCcatacaacatttaaatttattaaggtTTAGGAATATGAAGTTTACTGGCTGTAATTGGATATGCACGAATGATCAGCATGTACACTGTTCAGTGCTATTAGTAATCTTTAACCTTTCAAAGTTGTTTCTAATTGCTGTGCTTGTGTCACAGTATGAGCAGGTATTTATTCTATTAAGCCCAATgttgttttcaattgaaatagtCGTCTTTAACAACTCGATCTCATCACCTGCCTCTTAGTCAGCTCCGACGATTGTTTGGGACCTATCGACATCTTTTAAAGTTTGATACttctaaatatacaatattatagataaaatataccTAGCCACACAgcaaattatcgtgctcattacacaaacttttcttctaggtgggaatcgaacctccGGAATAGCAGTCAAGGCCGTTCAAAACATTATATCTCCATATAGTAGGTATCTTCTTCAACTTACTCTTCAAGTCCCGTAGATCCATCTTCCGAAGCAGCTGTACTGTTTCCATCGCTAGATTTGTAGTAGAGAGCACAAGGCAGCACGCTCACTGAGGACTGGTGCCGGGATCCTATCCCGAAGGTCTTCAGCACTTGTAGGAGCTCCTCACTTAAGTTGCCAGTTTCGAGAGAGAAAAGTACCTGGAAAATTAAGAGGAAGGTAATATTACTTAACGTAATATTACTTTTTGACAACAATATATACTAGGtatataatactaatatactaGGTAACTCCTAAAGACTTAAGTTCATTTTAGAAcatatatataggtacatataataGATGCTGGTTTTTCACGGAAAGACGCACATTTCTTGTAATAAGTAATGGCTTCAAAAGCCTATATATAAGAGTCCAGTCTATCTAGAACTCTAGATATTTGATATGTTGACACAGTTAAAGGTCAAGCAAACTATCCAAGTTGGTAGCTATTTAAATAGAGAATGCAAAACTTGATCAGTTTTGCATTCTACGCTAATGCATCAGATAAAATCGCATTACGACTTAATTGTATAACATGGTTTGTAATTCAATCATTTCTTTTCGTTAACAAAggattaataaaaacttctttgatCTTTGCTATTGGGTGTTGAATGGAGGTATTAAATAGATTTGGTTTAAGTTTCTATTGTGTACATGTTTGGTGGAAGACTACGATGGCACGAGCTGTCCTA
This sequence is a window from Trichoplusia ni isolate ovarian cell line Hi5 chromosome 15, tn1, whole genome shotgun sequence. Protein-coding genes within it:
- the LOC113501411 gene encoding uncharacterized protein LOC113501411, giving the protein MPYFQILSEVVERLDIKNAAWNSTKDDKFWQVLFSLETGNLSEELLQVLKTFGIGSRHQSSVSVLPCALYYKSSDGNSTAASEDGSTGLEEPSATPTAWSRFSSSVRARTNLAQVLHDVRADAALTFDWLFMLLVAAFVAAIGLIENSTVILVASMLISPLMGPITAGTLGTAVRDRSLQLMGVKNEFLGLFLSLVIGFIFGLTICAIDERYGVVEDWPTYEMISRCEYRSLWVGILVAIPSGAGVALAVLGEYTASLVGVAISASLLPPAVNAGLLWAMALTRLTVTTEELRWLVVQPSELAVLGTASLCLTLVNIVCIFLAGVAVYKVKEVSPLDRKDISWWRANRNRFQANKQNKENLNWDAYTKWYEENPEAKDKTESSAKEEDIPSSGIQSDTITFRRRPSLIKRLRAQNVEAFCNHNRLGDMYIPLDTEINADIETHKDTINNTDNIVNTDTSNCDSNTEKNIDPTTDGAKSHSYYNLGYQTDVVDNQHPTIEPSLSFTMDPKKPVLLENKSFNV